The Fretibacterium sp. OH1220_COT-178 genome has a segment encoding these proteins:
- a CDS encoding ABC transporter permease: MELLRETASYYAINGGYVLEQFWRHFLISVYGVLFAAALAIPTGFLIARRGRLAGWVIGAANVIQTVPSLALMSVLMLGLGLGVRTVIVTVLLYSLLPIVRNTYAGIRSIEPQVLDAARGMGMTELQRIFMVELPLALSVIMAGVRNALVVAIGVTTIGTFIGAGGLGDIISRGVNVANGSAIIVAGALPTALMAVCADVVLGVLERRLDPTR, encoded by the coding sequence ATGGAGCTTCTTAGGGAGACGGCCTCCTACTACGCGATCAATGGAGGCTATGTGCTGGAGCAGTTCTGGAGGCATTTCCTGATCTCGGTCTACGGAGTCCTGTTCGCGGCCGCGCTGGCCATCCCCACGGGGTTCCTGATCGCCCGAAGGGGCCGTCTTGCCGGCTGGGTCATCGGTGCGGCGAACGTGATCCAGACCGTCCCGTCCCTGGCCCTGATGTCCGTCCTGATGCTGGGGCTCGGCCTGGGGGTCCGCACCGTCATCGTGACCGTGCTGCTCTACTCGCTGCTGCCCATCGTCCGAAACACCTACGCGGGAATCCGCAGCATCGAGCCCCAGGTCCTGGACGCCGCCAGGGGGATGGGCATGACCGAGCTCCAGAGGATCTTCATGGTGGAGCTCCCGCTGGCCCTGTCGGTCATCATGGCCGGGGTACGCAATGCGCTGGTGGTGGCCATCGGCGTCACGACCATCGGCACCTTCATCGGGGCCGGCGGGCTGGGCGACATCATCTCGCGCGGCGTCAACGTCGCCAACGGGAGCGCCATCATCGTCGCCGGCGCCCTGCCCACCGCCTTGATGGCCGTATGCGCGGACGTCGTTTTGGGGGTGTTGGAGCGCAGGCTGGACCCCACGCGGTAA
- a CDS encoding GNAT family N-acetyltransferase, protein MAKTHADAKSGGVKIRPVRPEDAKDVHELRVMEGVRETILALPSERVSDTEDFIRNTKEPLMVAEVDGRVVGMAGLVVPFMARQRHTAGLGIMVHAGHQGRGIGRALMESLLDIADNWLMLKRVELTVFTDNERAVRLYESLGFVIEGTKKYAAVKNGVHADEYLMARYGK, encoded by the coding sequence ATGGCAAAGACACATGCGGACGCGAAAAGCGGCGGCGTGAAGATTCGTCCGGTGCGGCCGGAGGACGCGAAGGACGTCCACGAGCTCCGCGTCATGGAGGGGGTCCGGGAGACCATCCTGGCGCTGCCCAGCGAGCGCGTCTCGGACACGGAGGACTTCATCCGCAACACCAAGGAGCCTCTGATGGTGGCCGAGGTGGACGGGCGCGTCGTCGGCATGGCGGGGCTCGTCGTCCCGTTCATGGCGCGCCAGCGGCACACGGCGGGCCTCGGCATCATGGTCCACGCCGGACATCAGGGCCGGGGCATCGGGAGGGCCCTGATGGAGTCCCTGCTGGACATCGCGGACAACTGGCTGATGCTGAAGCGCGTCGAGCTCACGGTCTTCACGGACAACGAGCGGGCCGTCCGCCTCTACGAGTCCCTGGGGTTCGTCATCGAGGGGACCAAGAAGTACGCCGCGGTCAAGAACGGCGTCCACGCCGACGAGTACCTGATGGCGCGCTACGGGAAATAA
- a CDS encoding (2Fe-2S)-binding protein: MERIVCHCFGYSKADIERDVKRHGRSTIAELIEAEARAGNCRCAERNPGGT; this comes from the coding sequence TTGGAGAGAATCGTCTGTCACTGCTTCGGGTACAGCAAGGCGGATATCGAGCGGGATGTCAAGCGGCACGGCCGATCCACGATCGCAGAGCTCATCGAGGCCGAGGCAAGGGCCGGAAATTGCCGTTGCGCGGAGCGAAACCCCGGAGGGACCTGA
- a CDS encoding bifunctional metallophosphatase/5'-nucleotidase, producing MRRRTIGFFLLCGILLLHACPACARDGKVTILSISHLKSQLLPISEKLNKTSVRIGGLSHVSGVVRQERSQDPNAIFVQTGEAVNGPLWRYFGGLPEFSALSAAGVQVGMIGKREFDYGWDHLKGALAHADFPMVLSNVSVSDPEMRQRLVRNVIVPAGEMKVGFFAMLSTWIFSVTKRADELTVLPDTAEIAREMVADLHRQGADIIVMLSNLSEGENRRLAESVAGIHAIIGRGVSQREEVQLHYVRGPDDWPTVLAWGGAMGKFVGKLVLVTKNGRLLWDQTSWRLLNVTPKVPVDTAVMKIASEYEEKLNSKMERAAGFFEKPLDGRKRTLRIQEVPLGNFAADSLRWKFGTDVGLVNSGALRGDRVFPAGEIPIKWLADIFPFGNTIDIVSLTGAQLRQVMELSASALMREDENYDPAFRVPDGGFLQVSGLKVVYDLQGKPTLFDAEGKLGSWGTRLRSLSVWKEGEWREVDDAQTYTVAVNAWTAGGGDRYFVFGEGKRMPTELRDLDVLLDYILSFPEGRVAPETDGRIEIKGR from the coding sequence TTGAGACGACGGACGATCGGGTTCTTCCTGCTGTGCGGGATTTTGCTTCTCCATGCCTGCCCGGCATGCGCTCGGGACGGGAAGGTGACGATCCTTTCCATCAGCCATCTGAAAAGCCAGCTTCTTCCGATCTCGGAAAAGCTGAACAAGACCTCGGTGCGCATCGGGGGGCTGAGCCACGTCTCCGGGGTCGTCCGCCAGGAACGCTCCCAGGACCCGAACGCCATTTTCGTCCAGACCGGAGAGGCCGTCAACGGCCCCCTATGGCGTTATTTTGGCGGCCTTCCCGAGTTCTCCGCGCTGTCGGCCGCGGGAGTTCAGGTGGGCATGATCGGCAAGCGCGAGTTCGACTACGGATGGGACCATCTGAAGGGGGCGCTGGCCCACGCCGACTTCCCCATGGTCCTCTCGAACGTCTCGGTATCGGATCCCGAGATGCGGCAGCGCCTGGTGCGAAACGTCATTGTGCCCGCGGGCGAGATGAAGGTCGGCTTCTTCGCGATGCTCTCCACCTGGATCTTCTCCGTGACGAAGAGGGCCGACGAGCTGACGGTTCTGCCCGACACGGCGGAGATCGCCCGCGAGATGGTCGCCGACCTGCACCGTCAAGGGGCGGATATCATCGTGATGCTCAGCAACCTCAGCGAGGGGGAGAACCGTCGTCTGGCGGAGTCGGTCGCGGGAATCCATGCGATCATCGGCCGCGGGGTGTCCCAAAGGGAGGAGGTGCAGCTGCACTACGTCCGCGGCCCGGACGATTGGCCGACCGTCCTGGCCTGGGGGGGCGCCATGGGGAAGTTCGTGGGGAAACTCGTTCTGGTCACAAAGAACGGCAGGCTGCTTTGGGATCAGACGTCCTGGCGGCTCTTGAACGTCACCCCCAAGGTCCCGGTGGACACCGCCGTCATGAAGATCGCCTCGGAGTACGAGGAGAAGCTCAACAGCAAGATGGAGAGGGCGGCGGGCTTCTTTGAAAAGCCCCTGGACGGACGCAAAAGGACCTTGCGTATTCAGGAGGTGCCCTTGGGGAACTTCGCGGCGGACTCGCTGCGCTGGAAGTTCGGAACGGATGTCGGGCTCGTCAACAGCGGCGCGCTGAGGGGGGACCGGGTGTTCCCCGCCGGAGAGATTCCCATCAAGTGGCTGGCCGATATCTTCCCCTTCGGAAACACCATCGACATCGTCTCGCTGACGGGGGCTCAGCTCCGTCAGGTCATGGAGCTCTCCGCGTCCGCTCTGATGCGAGAGGACGAGAATTACGATCCTGCCTTTCGCGTTCCGGACGGAGGGTTCCTCCAGGTCTCCGGACTGAAGGTCGTCTACGATCTCCAGGGAAAGCCGACGCTTTTCGACGCCGAGGGCAAGCTGGGTTCCTGGGGAACGCGGCTTCGGTCCCTTTCCGTTTGGAAGGAAGGGGAGTGGCGGGAGGTCGACGACGCACAGACGTATACCGTGGCCGTCAATGCCTGGACGGCGGGAGGCGGCGACCGCTACTTCGTGTTCGGCGAGGGGAAGAGGATGCCGACGGAGCTGCGGGACCTGGACGTGCTGCTCGATTATATCCTCTCCTTTCCCGAGGGGCGGGTGGCGCCGGAGACGGACGGACGCATCGAGATCAAAGGCCGATAA
- a CDS encoding bifunctional diguanylate cyclase/phosphodiesterase has protein sequence MRLQKKAFRIIVGTLLGLSLVMSFTTNYRTVKAFETVERRFFEQDMFLLQGYIDDEVNRLVGYVSDWGAWDAMYAFMETKDPSRFDELLTGTSLRALDVDFLAVLDRDMNTVTGYTVNELGGEIPLSEAMLEQLRSIGARLAASEGTKDYSNDQDASPHMLKLGESVYLFGANPILMTNWSGPSRGLVVAGIDFSKKLQEISENLGIPCEFVSVPGQEYPARWSGKVVIEQEADGKASVWQMRGEVLGAGSPYAVACRTPRHIYNEGKKAIYSSYFWIFLNGVVLAVVVTELLSRLVLKRLEKLREVADTITSELRLSLRVPVTRSDEISDLSRSFNVVFGTLEHLLMNIPDAMILCNLSGKVALVNSEAQRILGLSETFQDHEGIPITALIRKSGVDTPIRANEDQAVYEAFLCCSDGTEVPVEIHQRAITFGKRKLVLFLARDLRERKRLETRLAWKLYYDDLTGLPNRMSLVDTLGCILKEAESCDPSLSNLALVNMDHFKSINAEVGNVNGDRILVMIAERIKSTLGDRGTAYRTGGDEFAILIQDQDDALKKERLNRLLEEIRDVISVPCEVGEGTVYPSASIGVLPDVAACSSPSVIIEKATNALKQAKKSGLGAVVFFDGHDVQEEVLFSSSVLSMRAEIHAAIGNDEFVPYFQPVYSIKERRLSGFETLVRWMHPTKGFLPPSKFVPYAERMGLIGEIDRCMMRRALEAIRKSSSTLYFSANGSSNLLQKPYAADLIRSYLEEAHVDPSCFVIEVTESVLIDNLKGVSATLDKLRGMGIRIFLDDFGTGYSSLQYIHSLPLDCIKLDMAFVRHVFDSEKDARMLRTIIDMANVLNLDTIAEGVETEEQLSWLGEAGCGKAQGYYFSKPMAWAEAERLIQKERLT, from the coding sequence ATGAGATTGCAGAAAAAAGCCTTTCGGATCATCGTGGGGACCCTTCTGGGGCTCTCCCTGGTCATGAGCTTCACCACGAACTACAGGACCGTAAAGGCATTCGAAACCGTGGAACGCCGCTTTTTCGAGCAGGACATGTTCCTCCTGCAGGGGTATATCGACGACGAGGTCAATCGACTGGTCGGCTATGTCTCCGACTGGGGGGCCTGGGACGCCATGTACGCCTTCATGGAGACGAAGGACCCCTCCCGTTTCGACGAGCTGTTGACGGGTACGAGCCTGCGGGCCTTGGACGTCGACTTCCTGGCGGTCCTGGACAGGGACATGAACACCGTGACGGGCTACACGGTCAACGAGCTCGGAGGCGAAATTCCCCTGTCCGAGGCGATGCTGGAGCAGCTTCGGAGCATCGGTGCCCGACTTGCGGCCTCCGAGGGGACAAAGGATTATTCCAACGATCAGGACGCCTCCCCCCACATGCTGAAGCTGGGGGAGAGCGTTTATCTGTTCGGCGCCAACCCCATTCTGATGACCAACTGGAGCGGCCCCTCGCGCGGCCTGGTCGTGGCGGGGATCGATTTTTCCAAAAAATTGCAGGAGATCTCGGAGAACCTGGGCATTCCCTGCGAGTTCGTCTCCGTTCCGGGACAGGAGTATCCGGCCCGTTGGAGCGGCAAGGTCGTCATAGAGCAGGAGGCGGACGGCAAGGCCTCCGTCTGGCAGATGCGCGGCGAGGTCCTCGGAGCGGGATCGCCCTACGCGGTGGCGTGCCGCACTCCGCGCCATATCTATAACGAGGGCAAAAAAGCGATTTACAGCTCCTACTTCTGGATATTTCTGAACGGGGTCGTCCTCGCCGTGGTCGTGACCGAGCTTCTCTCGCGGCTGGTGCTGAAGCGCCTGGAAAAGCTCCGAGAGGTCGCCGACACGATCACCAGCGAGCTCCGGCTGTCCCTGCGGGTCCCCGTGACCCGATCGGACGAGATCTCCGACCTCTCCCGATCCTTCAACGTGGTGTTCGGGACCCTGGAACATCTGCTCATGAACATCCCTGACGCCATGATCCTCTGCAACCTGTCCGGCAAGGTCGCCCTGGTGAACTCGGAGGCCCAGCGCATCCTGGGGCTTTCGGAGACCTTCCAGGACCACGAGGGAATCCCGATCACCGCCCTGATCCGCAAGTCGGGGGTGGATACGCCCATCCGGGCCAACGAGGATCAGGCCGTCTATGAGGCCTTTCTGTGCTGCAGCGACGGCACGGAGGTGCCCGTCGAGATCCATCAGCGTGCCATCACCTTCGGTAAGCGCAAGCTGGTCCTCTTCCTTGCGCGCGACCTCCGGGAGCGCAAGCGTCTGGAGACCCGTCTCGCCTGGAAGCTTTACTACGACGATCTCACGGGGCTTCCCAACCGCATGTCGCTCGTCGATACCCTGGGCTGCATCCTCAAGGAGGCCGAATCGTGCGATCCCTCCCTGTCGAACCTGGCGCTCGTCAACATGGACCACTTCAAGAGCATCAACGCCGAGGTCGGCAACGTCAATGGGGACAGGATCCTGGTGATGATCGCCGAACGGATCAAGTCCACTCTCGGGGACAGGGGCACGGCCTACCGAACGGGCGGCGACGAGTTCGCCATTTTGATTCAGGATCAGGACGACGCTCTGAAAAAGGAGAGGCTGAACCGGCTTCTGGAGGAAATTCGGGATGTGATCAGCGTTCCCTGCGAGGTGGGCGAGGGGACGGTCTACCCGAGCGCGAGCATCGGGGTCCTGCCGGATGTCGCGGCCTGCAGCTCCCCCTCGGTGATCATCGAGAAGGCCACGAATGCCCTGAAGCAGGCGAAGAAGTCCGGCCTCGGCGCCGTCGTCTTCTTCGACGGGCATGACGTTCAGGAGGAGGTTCTGTTCTCGTCCTCCGTGCTCAGCATGAGGGCGGAGATCCATGCGGCCATAGGGAACGACGAGTTCGTCCCCTATTTCCAGCCCGTCTACTCCATCAAGGAGCGGCGATTGAGCGGATTCGAGACCCTGGTGCGCTGGATGCACCCCACCAAGGGCTTCCTGCCGCCCTCGAAGTTCGTCCCCTATGCCGAGCGCATGGGCCTGATCGGCGAGATCGACCGCTGTATGATGCGCCGGGCCCTGGAGGCCATCCGAAAATCCTCCAGTACCCTCTACTTCTCCGCCAACGGGTCCTCCAACCTCTTGCAGAAGCCCTATGCGGCGGACCTCATCCGGAGCTACCTGGAGGAGGCGCATGTGGACCCCTCCTGTTTCGTCATCGAGGTGACCGAGAGCGTCCTGATCGACAACCTCAAGGGGGTCAGCGCCACGCTCGACAAGCTGCGGGGGATGGGAATCCGGATCTTTCTGGACGATTTCGGAACGGGGTACTCGTCGCTTCAATACATCCACTCCCTGCCGCTCGACTGCATCAAGCTGGATATGGCGTTCGTCCGCCACGTGTTCGACTCCGAGAAGGACGCCAGGATGCTGCGCACCATCATCGACATGGCCAACGTCCTGAACCTGGACACCATCGCCGAGGGGGTCGAGACGGAGGAGCAGCTCTCCTGGCTGGGCGAGGCGGGGTGCGGCAAGGCTCAGGGCTACTATTTCTCCAAACCGATGGCCTGGGCGGAGGCCGAGAGATTGATACAGAAGGAGAGGTTGACGTAA
- a CDS encoding ABC transporter ATP-binding protein, giving the protein MLDIEKLNVRYGGIHAVRDVSLSIARGEIVTLIGANGAGKSSTIRAIMGLVRSTAARMDFTPPGADAPVPLPGRPTDERVKMGIALSPEGRRILPHLTVEENLRLGAYSRSDAVGIAEDMEYGYALFPRLKERRGQKGGTLSGGEQQMLAVARALMSRPDLLMLDEPSLGLAPILVEEVFGIIRTINAQGRTILLVEQNAFAALKVAHKAYVLEVGTVAIQGTGEDLLRDPRVKEAYLGG; this is encoded by the coding sequence ATGCTTGACATCGAGAAACTGAACGTCCGCTACGGCGGAATCCACGCGGTGCGGGACGTGTCCCTGTCCATCGCGCGGGGCGAGATCGTCACGCTGATCGGGGCCAACGGCGCGGGCAAGAGCAGCACGATCCGGGCGATCATGGGGCTGGTGAGGTCCACTGCGGCCAGGATGGATTTCACCCCGCCCGGAGCGGACGCGCCCGTCCCTCTGCCGGGACGCCCGACGGACGAGCGCGTTAAGATGGGCATCGCGCTCAGCCCCGAGGGACGCCGAATCCTGCCGCACCTGACGGTGGAGGAGAACCTGAGGCTGGGCGCCTACTCGCGCAGCGATGCCGTGGGCATCGCGGAGGACATGGAGTACGGCTACGCGCTCTTTCCGCGCCTGAAGGAGCGCCGCGGGCAGAAGGGCGGCACCCTGTCGGGCGGCGAGCAGCAGATGCTGGCGGTGGCACGGGCTCTGATGAGCCGTCCGGATCTCCTGATGCTGGACGAGCCCTCGCTGGGGCTGGCGCCCATCCTCGTCGAGGAGGTCTTCGGGATCATCCGCACGATCAACGCCCAGGGCCGTACCATCCTGCTGGTGGAGCAGAACGCCTTCGCGGCTCTGAAGGTGGCGCACAAGGCCTACGTGCTGGAGGTCGGCACCGTTGCCATCCAGGGGACGGGCGAGGACCTGTTGAGGGATCCGCGCGTCAAGGAGGCGTATTTGGGCGGATAG